In one Amaranthus tricolor cultivar Red isolate AtriRed21 chromosome 8, ASM2621246v1, whole genome shotgun sequence genomic region, the following are encoded:
- the LOC130820227 gene encoding uncharacterized protein LOC130820227, which yields MNRQQKPSSFSQEEANLSPSQLLQLAESHLRLRNFSLCSQYVLESIQPNDPNCASNHQHASQLLAISNILSSPKNYYSILHIDTFSNDTALIKSRFKHLLFLLDPVKDRSSLADEAINLVIEAYDCLSDPTRKTQFDSKLSGQIEDENIETFWTFCPYCFYMYEFSKVYEGCSLRCQNQICRKVFHGVSLKSLPKMELEKGRFSGFGFFPLGFSSGSGEKFESWSPIVGMFPVQNSGENHAGRVDLNDVNGVGNDYGNDNYVYNHGFDDFVKVMDESDESENMENAGNHRMMKRKSVARNAQKLMSRRRDNDGNAVNGYGNYANEDEDEDEEDVFEDDHAGVVDGNCFESENMAFFEENGEIFVGLGPDGGL from the coding sequence ATGAACAGACAACAAAAACCTTCATCTTTTTCCCAAGAAGAAGCAAATTTATCACCTTCCCAGCTTCTCCAATTAGCTGAATCCCATCTTCGTCTACGAAATTTCTCTCTTTGTAGTCAATATGTTCTTGAATCTATACAACCGAATGACCCAAATTGTGCTTCTAATCATCAACATGCATCCCAACTTCTTGCAATCTCCAACATCTTATCTTCTCCTAAAAATTACTACTCAATTCTTCATATTGACACTTTTTCTAATGATACTGCTTTGATTAAATCTCGATTTAAGCACCTTCTCTTTCTTCTTGACCCAGTAAAGGATAGATCATCATTAGCTGATGAAGCAATTAATTTGGTTATCGAAGCTTATGATTGTTTATCTGACCCTACAAGAAAAACCCAGTTTGATTCGAAGTTGTCTGGTCAAATTGAAGATGAAAATATTGAAACTTTCTGGACATTTTGCCCTTATTGTTTTTACATGTATGAATTTTCTAAGGTTTATGAAGGGTGTAGTTTGAGGTGTCAAAATCAGATTTGTAGAAAAGTTTTTCATGGGGTTTCTTTGAAGTCTCTTCCTAAGATGGAATTGGAAAAAGGTAGGTTTAGTGGGTTTGGGTTTTTTCCATTAGGGTTTTCTTCTGGAAGTGGGGAAAAGTTTGAATCTTGGTCGCCTATTGTAGGGATGTTTCCTGTCCAAAATAGCGGGGAAAATCATGCTGGTAGAGTTGATTTAAATGATGTTAATGGTGTTGGTAATGATTATGGAAATGATAACTATGTTTATAATCATGGGTTTGATGATTTTGTAAAGGTTATGGATGAGAGTGATGAATCAGAGAATATGGAAAATGCTGGGAATCACAGGATGATGAAGCGAAAATCGGTTGCAAGGAATGCTCAAAAATTGATGAGTAGAAGGAGGGATAATGATGGTAATGCTGTTAATGGTTATGGGAATTATGctaatgaagatgaagatgaagatgaggaAGATGTCTTTGAGGATGATCATGCTGGTGTAGTGGATGGAAATTGCTTCGAAAGCGAAAACATGGCCTTTTTCGAGGAGAATGGTGAAATTTTTGTTGGACTTGGCCCTGATGGTGGACTCTAA